From a region of the Spelaeicoccus albus genome:
- a CDS encoding HNH endonuclease signature motif containing protein: MVDITPENAQSILNALIARTGHVDPPPDTGTGSGTDSGMAVTDSACMCDGGPGGATRLGDSVSGLLAGWGASVRGLVDAPCATLSDRQLTDHLVEADRLRRASDAAYLRLVAEVDARGAAPGSRVGAVSTANLLTAGCGASPGRAKADLDAAHALYTSTVETSALVPTCRPGPLAGMAGMLEDGTIRLAHVDTAVRALDRIPEHFLRARENDPDAGGNDAAGDTAERADDEVSKVLVGFFATHAPTMSPRKMAELSDELLRQIAPPTDDLFDPDAFNRRDLAISTDLAGMVHGRYQLDANAGGLFAAIIDALSGPLPQTSDDSGEVTVRDPRKPGQRRADALTEIIRLAAARLQIHTAPTTEDTAAANTGPKSTDGNNPDDAPNLGLFDLPERAGKATGTSRAGRLRPGRRAPRIVIVTTEDQVRARRRDRDTRTPRPGTNPRTSPGTSPGQEPPDGPECRYGPDDPSRSFSPGLGLVDAGMVARTACDAVFERIILDANGAILDLGTGVRLATPAQRRALEARDKGCTFPGCNRPASWCDAHHVIWFSRGGPTSIDNMALLCPAHHSLIHTGQWTMTMIDGIPYARPAPGGRTPAIYGTAVSPDGWIRNTYFDALNHAKHTAATIRHLATG, translated from the coding sequence ATGGTCGACATCACGCCGGAGAATGCGCAGTCGATCTTGAATGCGCTGATTGCCAGGACTGGTCATGTCGATCCTCCGCCCGACACCGGCACCGGCTCCGGTACCGATTCGGGCATGGCCGTGACTGATAGTGCTTGCATGTGCGATGGCGGGCCGGGCGGGGCTACTCGCTTAGGCGATTCGGTGTCGGGGTTGTTGGCCGGGTGGGGTGCGTCGGTGCGGGGCCTGGTCGACGCCCCGTGTGCGACATTGTCGGATCGGCAATTGACGGATCACCTGGTTGAGGCTGATCGGTTGCGTCGGGCTTCGGATGCCGCGTATTTGCGGCTGGTTGCCGAAGTCGATGCGCGCGGGGCGGCGCCGGGTAGCCGGGTGGGGGCGGTGTCGACGGCGAATCTTCTTACTGCCGGGTGTGGGGCGTCGCCGGGTCGGGCGAAAGCCGATCTGGATGCCGCGCACGCTTTGTATACGTCCACTGTCGAAACGTCCGCGCTGGTGCCGACGTGCCGGCCGGGCCCGTTGGCCGGGATGGCCGGCATGCTTGAAGACGGCACGATTCGCCTGGCCCATGTGGATACCGCCGTGCGTGCTCTTGACCGGATTCCCGAACACTTCCTGCGTGCGCGTGAAAACGACCCCGACGCGGGCGGGAATGATGCCGCAGGCGATACTGCCGAAAGGGCGGACGACGAAGTTTCCAAGGTGTTGGTTGGTTTTTTCGCTACGCACGCGCCGACCATGAGTCCGCGGAAGATGGCCGAGCTCAGTGACGAGCTCCTCCGCCAAATCGCCCCGCCCACCGATGACCTTTTCGATCCGGACGCGTTCAACCGGCGCGATCTTGCGATCAGCACGGATTTGGCCGGCATGGTCCACGGCCGCTACCAGCTCGATGCGAATGCCGGAGGCTTGTTTGCCGCGATCATTGACGCATTATCGGGCCCGCTCCCGCAGACCAGTGACGACTCCGGCGAAGTCACGGTCCGCGATCCGCGCAAACCCGGTCAACGCCGCGCGGACGCATTGACCGAGATCATCCGCCTGGCCGCAGCACGCCTGCAAATCCACACAGCACCCACCACCGAGGACACCGCAGCGGCCAACACCGGTCCCAAAAGCACCGATGGCAATAATCCGGACGACGCGCCAAACCTTGGACTGTTCGATCTGCCCGAGCGGGCAGGGAAGGCCACCGGCACGTCGCGTGCCGGACGCCTGCGTCCCGGCAGGCGCGCGCCACGCATCGTGATCGTCACCACCGAAGACCAGGTCCGGGCCCGCCGCCGCGACCGCGACACCCGGACCCCTCGCCCGGGAACAAACCCGAGAACAAGCCCGGGAACAAGCCCAGGACAAGAACCGCCGGACGGACCGGAATGCCGGTACGGGCCGGACGATCCGTCCCGCTCCTTCAGCCCCGGCCTCGGGCTCGTTGACGCCGGGATGGTGGCCCGTACCGCCTGCGACGCGGTATTCGAACGCATCATCCTGGACGCCAACGGCGCGATCCTGGACCTCGGCACCGGTGTGCGCCTTGCCACCCCGGCCCAGCGACGCGCACTTGAAGCACGCGATAAAGGATGCACCTTCCCCGGATGCAACAGACCCGCATCCTGGTGCGACGCCCACCACGTCATCTGGTTCTCCCGCGGTGGGCCGACCAGCATCGACAACATGGCCCTTCTCTGTCCGGCGCACCATTCACTGATCCATACCGGACAATGGACCATGACCATGATCGATGGCATCCCCTATGCCCGGCCCGCGCCCGGCGGCCGCACGCCGGCGATCTACGGCACCGCCGTGTCCCCCGACGGATGGATCCGCAACACCTACTTCGACGCCCTGAACCACGCCAAACACACCGCCGCAACCATCCGACACCTCGCCACCGGATAA
- the pknB gene encoding Stk1 family PASTA domain-containing Ser/Thr kinase, with protein sequence MTASVDPLIGRLIDQRYLVRGLVARGGMAVVYRAEDVRLDRDIALKVMHSHLSADGAFVHRFRREAKQAARLSHPHLTAVLDQGQDGDIVYLAMEYLPNITLRDRLKSGGPLTPREALRILDGVLQGLSVAHEAGMMHRDIKPENILLGHTGQVKLGDFGLARAVSASTTTSTLIGTVGYISPELVSGGVADVRSDIYSVGIMLYEMLTGVQPYRDELPIRVAYRHVHDTVPAPSDLVPGIAKGLDELVLWATAREPDHRPIDAAALLGEVRHVAETLGDEELDFYADRTGLEVEPQRTHALASSPDADGGDAPSAETQSRKTVSNRTVREPRGRKRRRGFGALLAGLIAVVLVLCAGGWYFLAGPGSTIPTPGGLVGHTRADADKTLHGAGLHADYTKKFSATYDKGTIVSTDPAAGDRVSKDGTVTMVVSKGPHMTDVPNVVGKKLDAAKDAVQSSNLSVGSITKKYNDSVSRGEVVSQGVKSGSSHPWHTTVDLTVSRGPVPVQIPDLDGQSADDAEKALHDQDLKVSTTRSYSDSVAEGSVISVSPESGTTVHHGDTVTLNVSLGPKQVKVPNVVGMQAAKAKKVLEAKGFTVKTEKVLGGYFNTVRGQDPAGGTKADNGSTITLTIV encoded by the coding sequence ATGACCGCATCCGTCGACCCGCTCATCGGGCGTCTGATCGATCAGCGCTATCTGGTGCGAGGACTTGTCGCCCGCGGCGGAATGGCAGTCGTGTATCGCGCCGAGGACGTGCGGCTCGACCGGGACATCGCGCTGAAGGTCATGCACTCGCATTTATCGGCGGACGGCGCGTTCGTGCACCGATTCCGCCGCGAGGCCAAGCAGGCCGCGCGCTTGTCGCATCCGCACTTGACGGCCGTGCTCGACCAGGGGCAGGACGGCGACATCGTGTACCTGGCGATGGAGTACCTGCCGAACATTACGCTGCGCGACAGGCTCAAATCCGGCGGCCCGCTGACTCCGCGCGAGGCGCTGAGGATTCTGGACGGCGTCCTGCAAGGGCTGTCCGTGGCGCACGAAGCCGGGATGATGCACCGCGACATCAAGCCGGAAAACATTCTCCTCGGGCACACCGGTCAGGTGAAACTTGGCGATTTCGGCCTCGCGCGCGCCGTCAGCGCGTCGACGACCACGAGTACGTTGATCGGCACCGTCGGATATATATCGCCCGAGCTGGTCTCGGGCGGTGTCGCCGACGTCCGCAGCGACATCTACAGCGTCGGCATCATGCTGTACGAAATGCTCACCGGCGTGCAGCCCTATCGCGACGAACTGCCGATCCGCGTGGCATACCGGCACGTGCACGATACGGTTCCGGCGCCGTCCGACCTGGTGCCCGGCATTGCGAAGGGCCTCGACGAACTCGTCCTGTGGGCAACCGCACGGGAACCGGACCACCGGCCCATCGATGCAGCCGCGTTGCTCGGTGAAGTGCGTCACGTGGCCGAAACGCTCGGCGACGAGGAACTCGATTTCTACGCGGACCGTACCGGCCTCGAGGTCGAGCCGCAACGCACGCACGCTCTGGCCTCCTCCCCCGACGCCGATGGCGGGGACGCCCCAAGCGCCGAGACGCAGTCCCGGAAGACGGTGTCGAACCGGACGGTGCGCGAGCCGCGAGGCCGGAAGAGGCGGCGCGGATTCGGGGCGCTGTTAGCCGGCCTGATCGCGGTCGTGCTGGTGCTGTGCGCCGGCGGCTGGTATTTCCTGGCAGGCCCGGGGTCGACGATACCGACGCCCGGCGGATTGGTCGGCCACACGCGGGCGGATGCCGACAAGACTCTGCACGGCGCCGGGCTGCATGCCGATTACACGAAGAAGTTCAGCGCGACTTACGACAAGGGCACGATCGTCAGCACCGACCCGGCAGCCGGCGACCGGGTCTCGAAAGACGGCACCGTCACCATGGTCGTTTCCAAGGGCCCGCACATGACGGACGTGCCAAATGTCGTCGGCAAGAAACTTGATGCGGCAAAGGACGCCGTCCAGTCGTCCAATCTGTCTGTCGGCTCCATCACGAAGAAGTACAACGACTCCGTGTCCCGGGGTGAAGTCGTCAGCCAGGGCGTGAAATCGGGCAGCAGCCACCCCTGGCACACCACAGTCGATCTGACTGTGTCGCGCGGGCCGGTTCCCGTGCAGATTCCGGATCTCGACGGCCAAAGCGCCGACGACGCCGAAAAAGCGCTGCACGATCAAGACCTCAAGGTGTCGACGACGCGTTCGTACAGCGACTCGGTCGCCGAAGGCTCGGTGATTTCGGTGAGCCCGGAGAGCGGCACGACAGTGCACCACGGCGATACCGTCACGCTCAACGTGTCGCTGGGGCCCAAGCAGGTGAAGGTGCCGAACGTCGTCGGCATGCAGGCCGCCAAGGCAAAGAAGGTGCTGGAGGCCAAGGGCTTCACGGTGAAGACGGAAAAGGTGCTGGGCGGGTACTTCAATACGGTGCGCGGTCAAGACCCGGCGGGCGGCACGAAGGCCGACAACGGCTCGACAATCACGCTGACTATCGTTTGA